The following nucleotide sequence is from Synechococcus sp. KORDI-52.
CCGGCGAAGCGGTTCTGTTCGTGACTCCACGGGAACGACGCTTCATTCGCAACCTCGAGCGGGCCACCGGTCAGCCGATCGAAGCGATGGAGGTGCCCGGCAACACAGCCATCAACCAGGGACGTCTGGACAGGCTGCGCAAGCGCTTGAGTGATGCGGCCCAGGCGCAACGACCTGATGCCGATGAAGCAGCCCTGCTGCAGGAGTTGATGCAGCGGGTGGCCACGGAGCTCGAGCTCAGCCCCGAGCAGCTCGCCATGGCTGCACTCAACCTGGCCATCGGACCCGATGCTCTGCTGCGAAAGGGCGACGATGACTGGATTCAGAACACCCGTCGCAACGATCGCGACCGCGATCGCCATTCAGGAGACCGCCGTGAGCGGCGCGAGCGTCCTGCACGGGCCCCTGAGGAGAACATGCAGCGCTACCGCGTTGAGGTGGGTCACCGCGATCGCGTCAAGCCGGGCAACCTGGTGGGCGCCATCGCCGGCGAGACCGGTCTGCAGGGCCGGATGATCGGCCGCATCCAGATCTTCGACAATCACAGCCTTGTGGATTTGCCCAAGGGCATGCCCGAGGATGTGTTCAACAGCCTTCGACGACTGCGCGTGATGAACCGCGAACTTCAAATCAGGCAGGCCTCCTGATGCGCTTTCTTGTGGCTGTTGCTCTGGCTTCGGTTCCTGTTGCAGCCGCCGGCTCAGACAACAGCCTGATCACCCAGTTCTGCAGAACGGCCGTTAACGCCGAGCTTCAGAGCGCGGGGAAAGTTCCCCCAGAGGGAATGGTTGAGGACACCTGCCGCTGTTTTCTGGCAGAGGTTCAGGACGGTGCCGGCATCCAGGCAGCACAGGCCACCTGCAAGGCCGAAGCGGCAAAGACCTACGGACTCTGATCCACAGGACTGCTTGGGTTAGGGACCGCTCACCTGAACTGTGCCCTCAGACTGCGGCAGGGACAGCTGCTCCATCGTCTGAATCCACTCGAAGTGCTCGTTCGGTGTGGCCTGCCGAATCAAGTCGCTAAGCAGTGCAAACTTGTCAACCGGGTCCAGTTCGCCGTCGGCGGTCCAGCACAGGGCTTGGAAGCAAAGGTCATTGAACGTCATTTTTTCCAGTGTCAGGGTTGCCTGACACTGGAGTAGATGGCTTGGTCGCGGGCCAGTCTCCGCGATTGCTTCCTGTTTTTGTGTTGTTTCGTGCGACAGCCCTGTAACGTCATCGGGTTCACGCTTGAGCTCTGGCCCTTTCCGAGAATTCGGAGCCAGCTCAGGATGTCGAGCACGTTCAACGGTTCCACGGTCCATGACCATCTACATCGGCAATCTTTCGTTCCAGGCGGAGCAGGAGCACCTCTTCGATCTCTTCAGTGAGTACGGCGAGGTGAAGAACTGCAGCCTGCCCCTGGATCGTGAGACCGGCCGCAAACGCGGTTTCGCTTTCGTCGAGATGGTCAACGACGCCGATGAACAAAAAGCCATCGACGATCTTCAGGACGTGGAGTGGATGGGCCGCATGATTCGTGTCAGCAAGGCCACCCCCCGGGAGCGTTCCGGCGGCCCCCGTGGTGGTGGCGGCGGTTACCGCGGCTGAGGCTCAGGCCTCGGCCTCCAACAGGTCCAACTCCACTTCACGCCGGCTCAGCCGACGCAGCGTTGAGGCGCAGCTGTCGGCTGAATTGTCCTGATGTTGATGGGAGTCCTGGAACTGTGGCAACACAGCCCGCAGGCCGCGGCGCTTCTGGCGCGCCAGATAACGGTGAAAGCGGTTGAACGACCTTGATCGGCTCATGGCACCTCCTTCGGTTGTGATTCCGTTGTAGTGCGTCTTCAGGGGTGAAAACCGTGTTGGAACGAACCCTCAGAAAAGTTTCAGCAAACCGCTCCCCCTTGATGCGGCTGTTGCGCCATCTCGCTCCCCAGCGCCGTCTTGTGGTTGCAGCGGTGTGCTGCTCCCTGCTCAACAAGCTGTTCGATCTGACGCCGCCGGCCTTGATCGGTCTTGCTCTTGATGTGGTGTTGAGCGGTGAGCAGTCCGTCCTTTCCGGATTTGGTCTGAAGACGCCGGCCCAGCAGCTGTGGGGTCTGGCTCTGCTCACCTTCGTGGTTTGGGCGGCGGAATCGCTGTTCCAGTTCCTCTACGACCTGCTCTGGCGCAATCTGGCCCAGACCACACAACACAGCCTTCGACTTGAGGCCTACGAACACCTGCAGAAGCTCGAGCTGGCCTTTTTCGAGCACGACAGCACAGGACGTCTGCTGGCGGTGCTCAGCGACGACATCAACCAGCTGGAACGCTTTCTTGATCGGGGTGCCAATCAGATTCTGCAGTTGATCACCACTGTTCTCGTGGTGGGCACCGGCATGGCCATGGTGGCACCGGAGGTGGCCCTGTTTGCCTACCTGCCGATGCCGGTGATCCTCTGGGGATCTCTGCATTACCAACGACAGCTGGCGCCGCGATACCGGGATGTGCGGGCCAGGGCGGGTGACCTTGCCTCACGGCTCGCCAACAATCTGGGGGGGATGCTCACAATCAAGAGCTTCACAGCCGAGGCTCTGGAGCTGGAGCGTCTGCGCGCTGAAAGCCTCGCCTACCGCAAGAGCAACGCCGGGGCGATCCGCCTTTCGGCTGCCTTCATTCCCTTGATTCGCTTCGCGATTCTGTTCGCTTTCCTGACGATTCTGTTGGTCGGTGGCTTCAAGGCTTTGGCCGGTGAACTCCCTGTGGCGACTTACACCGTGCTGGTCTTCATCACCCAGCGTCTGCTCTGGCCCCTGACCGCGATTGGCCGAACCCTTGACGAGTATCAGCGCTCGATGGCCTCCACGCAGCGGGTGCTTGATCTCATCGACACGCCGGTGACAATTCAGGGTGGAATGTTGCCTTTGGAACCGCAGCGTTTGCGCGGTGAGATCCGCTTTGAATCGGTCGATTTCGCCTATGCCGGCCGTTCTGCTTTGCTGCAGAGCTTCGATCTGACGGTGCCAGCCGGCTCGACCCTGGGCATCGTCGGTGCAACCGGCTCCGGTAAGAGCACGGTTGTGAAACTGCTTTTGAGGCTTTATGAGCGTGATGGCGGATGTATCCGCCTGGATGGGGTCCCCATCGACACCCTTCAGCTGCAGGACCTGCGCCGTTGCATTGCCCTGGTCAGTCAGGACGTCTACCTCTTCCACGGCACTGTGGCCGAGAACATCGGCTATGGCGTGGCTGATCCCGATCCGGGGGCGATTGAACAGGCTGCGCGTTTGGCGGAAGCCGCTGGATTCATTGACGCCTTGCCCAACGGCTACGACACTTTGGTGGGTGAACGGGGGCAGCGCCTCTCGGGCGGGCAGCGCCAGCGCATCGCCTTGGCCCGCGCCATCCTCAAGGATGCCCCGGTGCTGGTGCTCGACGAAGCCACCGCTGCCGTCGACAACGACACCGAAGCCGCCATCCAGCGCTCGTTGGCGCAGATCACCCAGCACCGCACCACCCTGGTGATCGCCCACCGGTTGAGCACGGTCCGCCATGCCGACTGGATTGTGGTGATGGACCAGGGCCGGATTGTGGAGCAGGGCTGCCATGACAGCCTGGTGGCTCAGGGCGGGATCTACACCAACCTCTGGCAGGTGCAGGCCGGGGAAGGGGTTATCTCTTCCTAAAGCAGCTGTTGTTGGCTGCAGATTCGCTGACCATGCTGGGTCCGCAAGCGGGCGGTGCAGCCATGGCCATGCAGGCCTCGATCAGCCACGTCATGCATCACCCTCTCGGGGTGTTTTCGCTGTTGGTGGCGATCAGTGCGGCAGTGCCGCCGTTCATCCGGCGGCTGGGGCTGCCCGATCTGGTGGGGTTGCTGGCGGCTGGCGTGGTGGTGGGCCCCCATGCCTTGAACTGGGTCGACAGCAGCAGTGAAACGGTGCGGCTGCTCTCCGATCTCGGGGCGGTGTATCTGCTGTTCACGATGGGGCTGGAGATTGACCTGGAGGAGTTCAACCGGGTCAAGCGTCGCTCCTTCATCTATGGCCTGCTGATCCTGTTGATCGGTGTGGGAACGGGCGTGTCGATCGGCCTGATGGCTGGCTTCGCCTCGGTGTCGTGCCTGTTGCTCGGTGCCCTGATGGCCACCCACA
It contains:
- a CDS encoding RNA-binding protein, with the protein product MTIYIGNLSFQAEQEHLFDLFSEYGEVKNCSLPLDRETGRKRGFAFVEMVNDADEQKAIDDLQDVEWMGRMIRVSKATPRERSGGPRGGGGGYRG
- a CDS encoding ABC transporter ATP-binding protein encodes the protein MRLLRHLAPQRRLVVAAVCCSLLNKLFDLTPPALIGLALDVVLSGEQSVLSGFGLKTPAQQLWGLALLTFVVWAAESLFQFLYDLLWRNLAQTTQHSLRLEAYEHLQKLELAFFEHDSTGRLLAVLSDDINQLERFLDRGANQILQLITTVLVVGTGMAMVAPEVALFAYLPMPVILWGSLHYQRQLAPRYRDVRARAGDLASRLANNLGGMLTIKSFTAEALELERLRAESLAYRKSNAGAIRLSAAFIPLIRFAILFAFLTILLVGGFKALAGELPVATYTVLVFITQRLLWPLTAIGRTLDEYQRSMASTQRVLDLIDTPVTIQGGMLPLEPQRLRGEIRFESVDFAYAGRSALLQSFDLTVPAGSTLGIVGATGSGKSTVVKLLLRLYERDGGCIRLDGVPIDTLQLQDLRRCIALVSQDVYLFHGTVAENIGYGVADPDPGAIEQAARLAEAAGFIDALPNGYDTLVGERGQRLSGGQRQRIALARAILKDAPVLVLDEATAAVDNDTEAAIQRSLAQITQHRTTLVIAHRLSTVRHADWIVVMDQGRIVEQGCHDSLVAQGGIYTNLWQVQAGEGVISS